The nucleotide window CTTCAGGGAACTTATGGAAATGAAATAATGAATTTAACTCGTGCCACAGGCACAATGAACAGTGGTGTAGGAACAAATTATTTAACTGAAGCGGCAGATTTTTATTCAGCTGACAATTTAAATGCAGCTTTACCAAGACCATCAACTTATGATCATATCAATAATGCGGTATCATCTCGCTTTATTGAGGATGGTTCTTATTTAAGAATTCAAAATGTAACTCTAGGATATTCATTGCCGGCTGATCTTATTAAACAAATAAAATTATCAAGATTGAGATTTTATGCTACCGGACAAAACTTGTATACGTTTACCAAATATAAAGGTTATGATCCTGAAGTGGGCTCCTACAACCAAGATGCACTATTATCAGGCATTGATAACGGACGTTATCCAACGCCTAGACAGATAACTTTTGGTTTAAATGTTGAATTTTAATACGTAATTAATATGAAAAATATAATAAAAAGAAGCAGTGTTGTTGCAGCGACATTGATGTTGTTGGTTTCATCTTCTTGTTCTCAAGACTTTATAGATGTGCCGGCACAGGGAACACCTACTTTAACTAACTATTATGATTCGGATGTTAAGTTGGATAATGCTGCTAATGGATTGTATGGTTTGGTTTGGTTTAATATGAATAAAGCCGGATATTATGGTATTACTGATGTTATCTCTGGTAATATGTATGCCGGTCCTTATAATGATTTTGGTAAATTCACTGATTTGAGCTTTACCAATACAGCATCCTACATTTCTGATTCATGGAGATCATGTTATGGAGCCATTGCAAATTGTAATGCTTATATTAATGGTTTGCCAACAGGAGTTGGTCCTGAAGTAAGCAAAGAAGCATTAAATAACGCATTAGGAGAAGCACATTTTATCAGAGCCTTTTCTTATTTTTTCTTGGTAAGATTATGGGGTAATGTGCCTATTGTTGAAAACACTGCTGATTATGCTGCGAATTTTGTAGTTCCTAGTAATCCAGTTGCAGATGTGTATAAATTTATAGAAAATGATTTGAAATTTGCAGCTGCTAATTTAAGAACTAAAGTTAGAGGTTCTAATTACGCTGCTAATGCGCATGTTTCAAGCGGGTCTGCTAAGGCTTTTTTAGCAAAAGTATATTTATATGAGAAAAAATATGACCTTGCCAGAGCTATGGCCTTAGAAGTAATTAATAGTGGTGAGTTTAAATTATTGGGGGGTGATGAATTACCTACAAAATCCTTTGCTGATTTATTTTTGCAAATGAACAATAATAACGAAGAGTCAATCTTTGCATGGCAATGGACAGGAGCAGGAACTTATTTTGACGGTAACTTCTCTAATACAACATTTGCTCCGGAAAATAGGTTGGTTGAAACTACATATTCTGCTCAGGTGGCACCATCTCAGGATTTAATCAAAAACGTTTTTGAGGATGGAGATCTTAGAAGAAAAGAGACTTTTATGCTTCCCGGCGATTATTATCCAAATTTAACTTATGCTGCAACCCTAGCTGTAGATTCTCCTTATTTATTAGGATACACATTTAATTTAACTGATGTTCCAAATGGAGTTCAAAATTCAGGGGCAGGATTAAAAAAATATGTAATCGGAAAAGAAAATTTACCTGTTACCGGAAAGTTCAACAAACCTTTTAATGGGGAAAGTAGCATGAACACTTACCAGATGCGTTATGCAGAGCTGTTGTTGATTTATGCAGAAGCAGTTATAGGCTCGCAAACAGGTAGTACTTCTGATGCTTTGGCTCTTAAAGCGTACAATGCAGTTCGTAAAAGAGCCGGTTTGCCTACCAAGGCGACAATCACTTTTGATGATGTGTTTAGAGAAAGACGTGCTGAATTAGCTTGTGAAGGAGATTATTATTTTGATCTAGGACGTTTGCCTTTTGCTAAAGCTAAAGCAATATTGGAAGCACAAAATAGAGGTGATAAAGACACTCCTAAACATATAACGATTACTGCTACGAGTCTTTTATTGCCTTATCCGGCTGATGATTTGATTAAAAATCCAAAATTGACTGAAGTAGTTCCGTATACTTTTAAATAATTTCAAAATTAAAAATATGGAATAAGCATGATTTTGGATTGGTTGTAAACACCAATAATGTTATGTGAATTACATATGACCAATAAAAAATAATAAACATCAACATATGAAAAATATAAAAATTGTTACGTTAACAGCATGTATAGCATTGATGTTATCTTTAATGCTTTTTAGTTCATGCTCCGATGATACTAATTCGTCCGATAGTGCCGGTCCACCGGTTATAGAATCGGTAATGCCATCAGGTTATGATAAGGCCGGTAACGTTTTACCATTAACTCCTGTTACTAAAGGAGACCCAAAAAGTTATTACATTATCCATGGGAAAGGGTTACTTACAACTCAGAAAGTTTACTTCAATGATTATGATACGTATTTTCGTCCGACTTTCGTAACAGATACTGATATCATTATTTTAATTGATGAAAATACTCCTTATGCAAATGCTTCTAATAAATTAAAAATAGTAACGAATTATGGTACTGTTCTTTATGATTTTGTGATAGCACCGCCGCCGCCAACTGTCAATTGGTTCAATCCTATAAATGCAGTAGCAGGTGATGTGGTTACAATCGATGGAAAGTATTTTTTAAATCCTGTCGTAAAAGTTGGGACACAACAAGCTACTATCGTTTCTTCTACATTGACAGAGATTAAATTTAAAATGCCAGCTAATTCTGCTAATCAATTGGTATCAGTTTCAAATATTACCGGTACTGCAACTTCTAGTATGGCGGTTGGTGCAGCATTGTATGATGATGAGATCCAAGGTGATGCTGGTCATTGGACTTGGGACGGCAGCCCTTTTACGACAGATTATGCTACAGATAAAGCTCAAGGCAGCTCGGCAATAAAATTAGTATTTGGTGGATGGAGTGGTGCCGATATGAAGTTTAATTCAAGAGATGTTTCAAAATATAAAGCATTTACAGTTAAAATTAAATGTACTTCTACAAAACCTGAAGCAAAGCTAACTTTTGTTTTTGGAGGGTGGGCTTATCAAATACAGAAATCAATTACTTCAAATTGGACTACTATTGAAATTCCATTTTCGGCTATAGGAAATCCTACTACTTTTGATCAATTGACATTCCAAGAGTCTGGTAATTTTGGAGGTAATACCATATTAATGGATGAGATGGGATTTGTATTAAAATAAAATTGGTGTTTTGAGTTAGTTTAAAATATTCCCTAGTTGAAAAATTAGGGAATATTTTTTTAAAATGTTGGCAGTTTTCCTTTTTTGAGCTTTTTTAAGGGTATTTTGAAAAAAAAGTATCATAATATTTAGTTTCGATTGATTATCCTTGTATGTAAAACCTTTGATAGGTTTGTTAAATCTCATTGAATGAAAAATTTAAATAAAATACTATTACCACTGTTTTTATTCCTTGGTTTTTGTCTTTCCGTTTTCTCGCAAACATCTTCAAATATCAAAAATAGGGAGCATATTTCGTTGGACAAAGACTGGAAATTTGCTTTTGGCCATCCATCAGATACCAAGAAAGATTTTAATACCGGGACAGCTTATTTTTCCTATTTAGCGAAAACAGGTTTTGGCGATGGCGCTGCCAATGCTTCTTTTGATGATCGTTCCTGGCGCAAATTAGATCTTCCTCATGATTGGGCAGTAGAGCAGGGTTTTAGTCCTGAAGCCAGTTTTAGCCACGGATTCAAAGCAATTGGCCGAAATTTTCCTGACAAAAGCATCGGCTGGTACCGTAAAAAAATAATTATTCCCGAAAGTGATCTAGGAAGAAGAATTCATATCGCATTCGATGGCGTTTTCCGTAATTCCATTGTTTGGGTAAACGGTCATTATTTAGGAAACCAAGACAGCGGCTATTTGGGTTTCGAATATGATATCACCGATTACATTAATTATGGAGGCGAAAATACAATCGCCGTTCGGGCAGATGCAACCATGGAAGAAGGCTGGTTTTATGAAGGAGCCGGGATTTATCGCCATGTCTGGCTTAATAAAACTAACGAACTTCATGTTCCGGACAACGGCACTTTTGTGAAAACAAAAACAAGCGGAAATACAACTACAATTAATGCTTTGGCCACACTTACAAATGAAGGGAAAACTGCAAAATCATTTGGAATAAAACAGACTGTTTTGGACGTGGCGGGAAAAAGTATTGTTGAAAAAGCAATAAATTCCTGTACTTTAAATCCAAGGGAGACTAAAGATTTTTTGGCAGATTTAACAGTTGAGAATGCTGTGCTTTGGTCGCTTGAAAATCCTTATTTGTATAAAATGGTGACTTCAGTTTACGAAGAGAATAAACTGGTAGATACTTTTCAAACTTCTTTTGGAATCCGGACTGTCCGTTTTGATGCCAATGAGGGCTTTTTTCTTAACGGAAAACATGTCAAAATAAAAGGAACAAACAATCATCAGGATCACGCAGGAGTAGGTACGGCCATGCCGGATGCATTGCAGGATTTCAGAATCAAAACCTTAAAATCCTTCGGAAGTAATGCTTATCGTTGTTCTCATAACCCACCAACACCCGAATTGCTGGAAGCTTGCGATCGTTTGGGAATGCTGGTTATTGACGAAAACCGTTTAATGGGAAGTACCCGAACCCATTTATGCGACATAAAAAAAATGATTGAGCGCGACAGGAACCATCCTTCAATCATTAGTTGGAGCATCGGAAACGAAGAATGGGGAATTGAAAATGATATTGTGGGAGCCCGCATTGCGAGTGCCATGCAGTCCTATGTGAAATCTATCGATGACACCAGGCCTTCAACGGCCGCTTTTAGCGGAGGTATTGGCAGTAACGGAATAACAACCGTTATGGATCTGCTGGGAATCAATTATATCGTGAATAAAAACACCGATGAGCAGCATAAATTATTTCCTAAACAATCTATTTGGGGAACTGAGGAAGGAAGTACCAATACTACTCGCGGCGAGTATTATCGTGACAATCAAAAACACATTATGCCTGCTTATGACAAAGCGCCTAGTTCAAGTTTTATTAGTATAGAACAAGGCTGGAAACATTATAATTCCCGTCCGTATCTGTCAGGGATGTTTGTTTGGACAGGATTTGATTATCGCGGTGAGCCTACACCTTTTGAATATCCTTCAACAGGTTCTTATTTCGGGATGGTAGATCAATGCGGATTTTATAAAGATACCGCTTGGTACCTGAAAGCGTGGTGGCAAGATGAACCGGTTTTACATCTTTTGCCGCATTGGAATTGGGCAGGAAAGGAGAATCAAAACATCGAAGTTTGGGCTTACAGCAATTGTGACGAAGTAGAACTTTTTTTAAACAAGAAAAGTTTAGGCAAAAAAGTAATGGAAAAAGACGGGCATCTCGAATGGAACGTCAATTACACACCCGGAACGCTTGAGGCCATAGGCTACAAAAACGGAAAGAAAATCATAACCGAAGTTGTAAAAACTACAGGTGTAGCCAACACTCTAAATTTGGCTTCCAATAAAAATAATATTCAGGCGTCCAAAAATGACATAGCAATGATTACGGTAAGTGCCAAGGACAAATCAGGTCTTTCAGTGCCAATTGCTGATAACGAAGTTACTTTTTCAATCACAGGTCCGGGGAAAATTATCGGTGTTGGCAACGGGAATCCAACCTCATTGGAACTGGATCAATATTTGGAAACCATCACTGTTTTGAATCTTGAAAATCTGAAAGAAAAAATAGTGGACGATTTCAATGTTTCAGAAGGAATTAATGAAAACGTTATTGCCGAATCTTGGCAAAAAGCCTTCACGGACGACAGAGACACTGTTTTTGGCAAAAAAGTAAAAGCAGTTGTTTACAGAACCGAGTTTGAACTGCCTGTAAATTATAACGATACAGCAATCAGTTTGTTTTACAACAGCCTAGGGAAAAAGCAATCCATTTTTATCAACGGTCATAAAATCTGCAATGAAATTCCTGAAAACAAAAAGGGCGACACCTTTCTTTTGGACAAAAAAATACTGCATTCGGGCAAAAATTCCATCGCAATTATTGCTCAGCCTTTATTGAAAAAATACAAATGGGATGTGGTGAACCAAAATCCGGGAACGATTCAAATTATTGCCAAAGCCGAAAATTATAAGCGAAAATTATTTAACGGTTTGGCTCAGGTTATCGTTCAAACCACTGGAGAAGCAGGAGAAATTACCCTGACTGCAACTAGTAACGGACTCAAAAAAGCCGAAATAAAAATAAATGCAGTAAAAGATTAGATAACAATAAAAATAAGTTTTTTTGGGCGTGTCCCTCCGTAAAAACTCCGGGTCGGGCTGTACGTTCCCGCTTCCCGATGAAAAATCGGGAG belongs to Flavobacterium aquiphilum and includes:
- a CDS encoding RagB/SusD family nutrient uptake outer membrane protein; its protein translation is MKNIIKRSSVVAATLMLLVSSSCSQDFIDVPAQGTPTLTNYYDSDVKLDNAANGLYGLVWFNMNKAGYYGITDVISGNMYAGPYNDFGKFTDLSFTNTASYISDSWRSCYGAIANCNAYINGLPTGVGPEVSKEALNNALGEAHFIRAFSYFFLVRLWGNVPIVENTADYAANFVVPSNPVADVYKFIENDLKFAAANLRTKVRGSNYAANAHVSSGSAKAFLAKVYLYEKKYDLARAMALEVINSGEFKLLGGDELPTKSFADLFLQMNNNNEESIFAWQWTGAGTYFDGNFSNTTFAPENRLVETTYSAQVAPSQDLIKNVFEDGDLRRKETFMLPGDYYPNLTYAATLAVDSPYLLGYTFNLTDVPNGVQNSGAGLKKYVIGKENLPVTGKFNKPFNGESSMNTYQMRYAELLLIYAEAVIGSQTGSTSDALALKAYNAVRKRAGLPTKATITFDDVFRERRAELACEGDYYFDLGRLPFAKAKAILEAQNRGDKDTPKHITITATSLLLPYPADDLIKNPKLTEVVPYTFK
- a CDS encoding IPT/TIG domain-containing protein, whose amino-acid sequence is MKNIKIVTLTACIALMLSLMLFSSCSDDTNSSDSAGPPVIESVMPSGYDKAGNVLPLTPVTKGDPKSYYIIHGKGLLTTQKVYFNDYDTYFRPTFVTDTDIIILIDENTPYANASNKLKIVTNYGTVLYDFVIAPPPPTVNWFNPINAVAGDVVTIDGKYFLNPVVKVGTQQATIVSSTLTEIKFKMPANSANQLVSVSNITGTATSSMAVGAALYDDEIQGDAGHWTWDGSPFTTDYATDKAQGSSAIKLVFGGWSGADMKFNSRDVSKYKAFTVKIKCTSTKPEAKLTFVFGGWAYQIQKSITSNWTTIEIPFSAIGNPTTFDQLTFQESGNFGGNTILMDEMGFVLK
- the galA gene encoding beta-galactosidase GalA, which gives rise to MKNLNKILLPLFLFLGFCLSVFSQTSSNIKNREHISLDKDWKFAFGHPSDTKKDFNTGTAYFSYLAKTGFGDGAANASFDDRSWRKLDLPHDWAVEQGFSPEASFSHGFKAIGRNFPDKSIGWYRKKIIIPESDLGRRIHIAFDGVFRNSIVWVNGHYLGNQDSGYLGFEYDITDYINYGGENTIAVRADATMEEGWFYEGAGIYRHVWLNKTNELHVPDNGTFVKTKTSGNTTTINALATLTNEGKTAKSFGIKQTVLDVAGKSIVEKAINSCTLNPRETKDFLADLTVENAVLWSLENPYLYKMVTSVYEENKLVDTFQTSFGIRTVRFDANEGFFLNGKHVKIKGTNNHQDHAGVGTAMPDALQDFRIKTLKSFGSNAYRCSHNPPTPELLEACDRLGMLVIDENRLMGSTRTHLCDIKKMIERDRNHPSIISWSIGNEEWGIENDIVGARIASAMQSYVKSIDDTRPSTAAFSGGIGSNGITTVMDLLGINYIVNKNTDEQHKLFPKQSIWGTEEGSTNTTRGEYYRDNQKHIMPAYDKAPSSSFISIEQGWKHYNSRPYLSGMFVWTGFDYRGEPTPFEYPSTGSYFGMVDQCGFYKDTAWYLKAWWQDEPVLHLLPHWNWAGKENQNIEVWAYSNCDEVELFLNKKSLGKKVMEKDGHLEWNVNYTPGTLEAIGYKNGKKIITEVVKTTGVANTLNLASNKNNIQASKNDIAMITVSAKDKSGLSVPIADNEVTFSITGPGKIIGVGNGNPTSLELDQYLETITVLNLENLKEKIVDDFNVSEGINENVIAESWQKAFTDDRDTVFGKKVKAVVYRTEFELPVNYNDTAISLFYNSLGKKQSIFINGHKICNEIPENKKGDTFLLDKKILHSGKNSIAIIAQPLLKKYKWDVVNQNPGTIQIIAKAENYKRKLFNGLAQVIVQTTGEAGEITLTATSNGLKKAEIKINAVKD